A genome region from Tenebrio molitor chromosome 4, icTenMoli1.1, whole genome shotgun sequence includes the following:
- the LOC138129448 gene encoding uncharacterized protein codes for MAVKILSTVFTVGKFLALTPSSLENRNPTVFQKLYLLLMILFYAIGVVYSLHARKTFYSSLSTISFILRLMNDMTLYAHSCYSVAVMMLFKRTQWFALTDKLKQLDAAGSDRHCHLVFFLTHLAYIASLALLTYTWMDSISVEFVKMFLVEYLQMYSLFFYMLFGYVVLTTLFKKYRRQKLQLRNKKQMHKQQLKKVRCNLLLLREIVNVFNEIFGWEILLSMMFIVLRSLLLLTVSFQSSLPNFKEETTGTSINFVANINMLLLFWIGFFGIAVMCDFVSKEFDKILTVACEMETSEVVVDGVFDNGTFLSSVLNYRPNFTAARFCSINRSIIFSVLNSFTTFLLVIVQLRLN; via the exons ATGGCGGTGAAGATACTGAGCACAGTCTTCACAGTCGGAAAATTCTTGGCTTTGACGCCGTCGTCGCTCGAAAATCGAAATCCCACCGTCTTTCAAAAACTATATTTGCTCTTGATGATTCTGTTCTACGCAATTGGCGTGGTCTACagtcttcacgcacgaaaaaCGTTTTACTCTTCGCTTTCTACAATCTCGTTCATCTTGCGCCTCATGAACGACATGACCTTGTACGCGCACAGCTGTTACAGCGTGGCGGTGATGATGTTGTTTAAGAGAACGCAATGGTTCGCTTTGACCGACAAGCTAAAACAACTTGATGCAGCAGGCAGCGACAGACACTGTCACTTGGTGTTTTTCTTGACGCACTTGGCGTACATCGCGTCTCTCGCTCTTCTTACGTACACCTGGATGGACTCTATTAGCGTCgaattcgtaaaaatgttcttGGTGGAGTACCTCCAGATGTACTCTTTGTTCTTCTACATGCTGTTTGGATATGTGGTCTTGACGACGCTCTTCAAGAAGTACCGCCGGCAGAAGCTTCAACTCCGCAACAAGAAACAAATGCACAAACAACAGTTGAAAAAAGTGAGATGCAATCTTCTGCTCCTCAGAGAAATCGTGAATGTTTTCAACGAGATCTTTGGATGGGAAATTCTCCTAAGCATGATGTTTATCGTATTGCGAAGTCTTCTGTTGTTGACAGTTTCATTTCAAAGTAGTCTTCCGAATTTCAAGGAAGAGACAACAGGAACATCTATCAATTTCGTTGCCAATATCAACATGCTCTTGTTGTTTTGG ATCGGATTCTTTGGTATCGCCGTGATGTGCGACTTCGTCTCGAAGGAGtttgacaaaattttgacagttgcTTGCGAAATGGAAACTTCTGAGGTGGTGGTGGATGGAGTTTTCGACAACGGCACCTTCTTGTCCTCCGTATTAAATTATCGACCCAATTTCACCGCTGCCAGATTTTGCTCCATAAACAGATCAATTATCTTCAGTGTGCTCAACTCTTTCACCACTTTCCTCTTGGTAATTGTCCAACTTAGACTCAACTAA
- the LOC138129445 gene encoding uncharacterized protein → MSFKRLQLIVTVSKFLALTPWSSDAKPSFNEKLYSSLVIISLTLFSVACLVWRGFYLNHIPFKMIVNLLADMSLLATNWISMVNMIYNKRTKWTRLLNNLTSSKVSPRKMPYYTSFLLYNAVVVFMWVYQGYFWLHVIGLTFFTNIFVVFFQTYCLVIYGLLLWEIVDLLLLKYKQINTLLSTRPFSKNTLDKVAYMVHLLNDSVDTFNDIFGWPVTLIVAYTSFILLNHIDYAYLKTFKFGTNSKVVGLMVCDFMYAGQTFFSTAILIFKCDSLEGEALKIVNLCYKLEWCCSCHETKEDLEDLSDLLCKHMPKITAARFFPVNRLTLLQMLWAVINMMIVMVQFRSNLNSF, encoded by the coding sequence ATGAGTTTCAAGCGTTTGCAGCTGATAGTAacagtgtcaaaatttttggcaTTGACACCATGGTCCTCCGATGCTAAACCTTCTTTCAACGAGAAGCTGTACTCGTCGTTGGTGATCATTTCTCTCACGTTATTTTCCGTAGCTTGTCTGGTTTGGAGAGGTTTCTACCTCAATCACATTCCCTTCAAAATGATCGTGAACCTCTTGGCAGATATGAGTTTGTTGGCGACCAATTGGATCTCAATGGTTAACATGATCTACAACAAGAGGACCAAATGGACGAGGCTGTTGAACAATCTAACCTCTTCCAAGGTTTCCCCAAGGAAAATGCCGTACTATACAAGCTTCCTGTTGTACAACGCTGTTGTTGTGTTCATGTGGGTCTACCAAGGTTACTTCTGGTTACACGTCATCGGGTTGACCTTCTTCACAAACATCTTCGTGGTGTTTTTCCAAACGTACTGTCTGGTGATCTACGGTCTACTCCTTTGGGAAATAGTGGACCTGCTGCTCTTGAAGTACAAGCAAATCAACACTCTCCTCTCCACGCggccattttcaaaaaacacttTGGACAAAGTTGCGTATATGGTGCATCTCTTAAACGACAGTGTCGATACCTTCAACGACATCTTCGGTTGGCCTGTGACCTTGATAGTCGCCTACACGAGCTTCATTCTTCTGAATCACATAGATTACGCGTACTTGAAGACTTTCAAGTTTGGGACTAACAGCAAAGTGGTGGGACTCATGGTTTGCGACTTTATGTACGCTGGTCAGACTTTCTTCAGTACCGCGATATTGATTTTCAAGTGTGACTCGCTGGAGGGCGAGgctttgaaaattgtcaatttgtgtTACAAGCTGGAATGGTGTTGTTCTTGTCACGAGACCAAAGAAGACTTGGAGGACTTGAGCGATTTGCTGTGCAAGCATATGCCAAAAATTACGGCGGCGAGATTTTTTCCAGTCAACAGGTTGACTCTACTCCAGATGCTGTGGGCTGTGATAAACATGATGATTGTGATGGTCCAGTTCAGAAGCAACTTAAATTCATTTTAG
- the LOC138129446 gene encoding uncharacterized protein, with product MIADKYHCLSQQLRSLMVKSNTRRILVVLRRMKYFVEVLKDTVNIFNGLFGWTITLILTFTFLHLLNYLDYLFITISNLDEMFIVKCIIADIMNLVFDFVSTVYLIFLCDDVVKEAEDLLEVSCRLRWNLANLTSEEKRDLYWFTDFLLDNFPKLSAARFFHIDRSTVLRILGTTTTFFIIMIQFNSSASSYYY from the exons ATGATAGCAGACAAGTACCACTGTTTGTCTCAACAGTTGAGATCGTTGATGGTCAAGTCCAACACCCGACGTATTTTAGTCGTGCTGCGAAGGATGAAATATTTTGTGGAGGTTCTCAAGGACACggtgaatatttttaatggGTTGTTTGGTTGGACTATCACTCTGATTCTGACGTTCACATTTTTGCACTTGCTCAACTATCTGGACTACCTCTTCATAACAATCTCTAATCTAGATGAGATGTTCATCGTGAAGTGCATCATAGCAGACATCATGAATcttgtttttgatttt GTTAGCACCGTCTACTTGATCTTCCTCTGTGATGATGTGGTCAAAGAGGCGGAAGATCTTCTGGAGGTCTCGTGTAGACTCAGATGGAATTTGGCCAATCTGACGAGTGAAGAGAAACGAGATCTCTATTGGTTCACGGATTTTCTTCTGGATAATTTCCCCAAACTTTCGGCGGCAAGGTTTTTCCACATCGACAGATCGACGGTGCTACGAATTTTGGGAACGACGACAACATTCTTTATCATCATGATCCAGTTCAATTCTTCTGCTTCTTCCTATTATTACTGA
- the LOC138129444 gene encoding uncharacterized protein, whose amino-acid sequence MTLKVLKLIFMVGGFLAITPPNAKINIKFYQKFYALLLITSIGLAIMQSLVYKNFYKNFFHMKLVVAYLSDINIYVFNCTAVINATFGKSQQWSKLVDNLKTERNNLKSSKMPLVWFIITHVFVSVFLANHFLFVNMSGLKFVIVLILPVMLMYTKALYNVLLWEILNQIHLKYKLLIQSVEDFKSRRPSRRCLCAFVKRTKESACLLKDTVDIFNDIFGWPFALVILHTCIVLLKYLDNNLMINQQNRSSLYGIILTNFNLFFMTLGAPVGVIWMCDSILCRVEECMQLSKELRWQLRKSEDQEMINHMTSFFTELRPNFSAARFFDVNKSTILSILWTTTTFFIILVQFEVHGGG is encoded by the exons ATGACACTAAAAGTATTGAAACTGATCTTCATGGTAGGAGGATTTTTGGCAATAACTCCACCAAATgccaaaataaatatcaagTTCTATCAGAAATTCTACGCTCTGTTGTTGATAACGTCCATCGGCTTGGCCATAATGCAGTCTttggtttataaaaatttctaCAAGAATTTCTTTCACATGAAGCTCGTGGTGGCTTATCTTTCCGACATCAACATCTACGTTTTCAACTGTACCGCAGTGATCAACGCGACTTTTGGCAAATCACAGCAATGGAGCAAGCTCGTCGACAATTTGAAAACCGaaagaaacaatttaaaatccaGCAAGATGCCGCTCGTCTGGTTCATCATCACCCACGTTTTTGTCAGTGTTTTTCTTGCTAACCACTTCCTCTTTGTCAACATGTCTGGactcaaatttgtaattgtgttgATTTTACCAGTAATGCTCATGTACACCAAAGCTCTTTACAACGTGTTGCTCTGGGAGATACTCAATCAGATTCATCTGAAGTACAAGTTGCTCATCCAATCTGTCGAGGATTTCAAATCTAGAAGACCTTCCAGGAGGTGCTTGTGTGCCTTCGTGAAGAGAACAAAGGAAAGCGCGTGCTTGCTGAAAGATACGGTGGATATCTTTAACGATATCTTCGGATGGCCCTTCGCGTTGGTGATTTTGCACACTTGTATCGTGCTCCTCAAGTATTTGGACAACAATTTGATGATAAATCAACAGAACAGGAGTTCGCTTTATGGGATCATCctgacaaatttcaatttgtttttcatgACGTTG GGTGCACCAGTGGGTGTGATCTGGATGTGCGACTCGATTTTGTGTAGAGTTGAAGAATGCATGCAGTTGTCAAAAGAGCTGCGATGGCAACTTAGAAAATCGGAAGACCAGGAGATGATCAATCACATGACCAGTTTTTTCACCGAACTGCGACCAAATTTTAGCGCTGCTAGATTTTTTGACGTCAACAAATCGACCATTCTTAGCATTTTGTGGACAACGACGACGTTTTTCATCATTTTGGTGCAGTTCGAAGTTCATGGTGGTGGCTAA
- the LOC138129644 gene encoding ionotropic receptor 21a-like: protein MNRKLHNLLFLQLLRISSYTNVDKCLDELNEGESNSVRVVLLQTEQHRIETRDFAEILINRVQRHRKLQVEQKFLNDSATKWTGLGSVRTHLVVAWNEQALNRFLDVNYEIVVPKARHFYKIFFVEDVPISRRTFVRFWQDFGVLDVCFCERGTHYVFWPLIGNADGTWGSLTTHDSPDRENFNGFPLKICMFSRPPTATIEIPKLLKFNPIYANLPPDAVVGLDGLIIRTMAEDLNFRIDMVGGLGPENFGWVIGNGTITGTLGTVANRQAHISTNGRFVMNYGTREVEFTVPYDTDAMCAIVPKSKRVPQWVMIFTCFDTLTWCAIYVVFAVCTVLWYFSEPRKEWMVVAWEMYCIFRGIPVKMVPTIGQMFFLFWCMVFSVIILSLIQGSFFKAFTTPTYFKEIDTLEELDATNYPIASNFYRFDSDGSELMARLKKKRVKSQPQLFDATAYSRNLAKVERKRDLESYVKTHYLDEDGTPLLHIVNECFTSYFISYIVPRGSALLHIFDRVILKFVESGLTTKWYRDIEDSMLLERLIKLNKNKTLWAPFSLRDLQGAFSVWIIMSLFTMLVFFCEVLLRSKCLSAFSCANK from the coding sequence ATGAACAGAAAGCTTCACAATTTGCTTTTCCTTCAATTGCTACGCATCAGCAGTTACACAAACGTTGACAAGTGCCTGGATGAGTTAAATGAAGGGGAGAGCAACTCAGTACGGGTGGTACTGTTGCAAACAGAGCAGCACCGAATCGAAACGAGAGACTTCGCAGAGATCCTAATCAATCGCGTGCAAAGACACAGGAAACTACAAGTCGAGCAGAAATTTCTCAACGACAGCGCCACCAAGTGGACCGGACTTGGCTCCGTCAGAACACACCTGGTCGTAGCCTGGAACGAGCAAGCGCTGAACCGCTTCCTGGATGTCAACTATGAGATCGTGGTACCGAAAGCGCGACACTTCTACAAGATTTTCTTCGTCGAGGACGTACCAATATCGCGGAGAACTTTCGTCAGGTTCTGGCAAGATTTCGGCGTCTTGGACGTGTGTTTTTGCGAACGCGGTACCCACTACGTCTTCTGGCCTTTAATTGGCAACGCCGACGGTACTTGGGGGTCGTTGACCACCCACGATTCTCCAGACAGGGAGAATTTCAACGGTTTCCCGTTGAAAATCTGCATGTTCAGTCGGCCACCAACGGCGACCATCGAAATCCCGAAACTTCTCAAATTCAACCCCATCTATGCCAATCTGCCGCCTGACGCGGTCGTGGGTCTGGATGGTCTCATTATACGAACCATGGCCGAAGATCTCAATTTCCGGATCGATATGGTGGGCGGTTTGGGTCCCGAGAATTTCGGTTGGGTCATCGGGAACGGTACCATCACAGGAACTTTGGGTACTGTCGCCAACCGCCAAGCCCACATCAGTACCAACGGGAGGTTCGTAATGAACTACGGCACCAGAGAGGTCGAGTTCACCGTACCGTACGATACGGACGCGATGTGTGCTATCGTACCCAAATCGAAGCGAGTACCGCAGTGGGTGATGATCTTCACATGTTTCGACACCCTCACTTGGTGCGCCATCTATGTTGTCTTTGCCGTTTGCACCGTTCTCTGGTACTTCAGTGAACCAAGAAAAGAGTGGATGGTGGTCGCGTGGGAAATGTACTGCATCTTTCGCGGGATCCCTGTCAAGATGGTACCAACGATAGGTCAGatgtttttcttgttttggTGTATGGTTTTTAGCGTCATCATTCTGAGCTTGATTCAAGGTTCGTTCTTCAAAGCTTTCACCACACCGACTTACTTCAAAGAAATCGACACGTTGGAAGAACTGGATGCGACAAACTATCCCATCGCCAGCAACTTCTACAGGTTTGACAGCGACGGGTCCGAATTGATGGCTCGTTTAAAAAAGAAGAGGGTCAAGTCGCAGCCGCAGCTCTTCGACGCCACTGCTTATTCTCGAAACCTGGCAAAAGTAGAGAGAAAACGCGACTTGGAGTCTTATGTCAAAACTCACTACTTGGACGAAGATGGTACTCCACTTCTTCACATTGTCAACGAGTGTTTCACCTCCTATTTTATATCGTACATAGTGCCCAGAGGGTCCGCTTTGTTGCACATTTTTGACAGAGTCATCCTCAAGTTTGTCGAGAGTGGGCTGACTACGAAGTGGTACCGAGACATCGAAGACAGCATGCTCTTGGAGAGATTGATCAAgcttaacaaaaacaaaacgttGTGGGCCCCGTTTAGTCTTCGTGACCTTCAAGGTGCCTTCTCCGTGTGGATAATAATGTCGTTGTTCACCATGCTGGTGTTTTTTTGCGAGGTACTGCTTCGAAGCAAATGTCTGTCTGCTTTCTCCTGTgcaaacaaatga
- the LOC138129447 gene encoding uncharacterized protein — protein MIVCLLTDITLLSIYVTGVIDVTFRKRDQWSKLMKNLKIIYNSRKMKYFTSFLMAQGIYFITMGVTTFSFYEIQGVRYFREFSCSMALIYTKYLQKLCLYVILKMIAEAYRSLGQQLRSLMVKSNTQHVSMVLRRIKYFAEVLKDTVNIFNGIFGWPITLILTFTILHLLNYLDYTFIAITNLDEMFVMKYIISDIMMIVFNLASTVYLIYLCDDVVKEAEDLLEVSCRLRWNLGNLTSEEKRDLYWFTDLLKDNFPKFSAARFFHIDRSTVLGILGTTTTFFIIMIQFNSSASSYYY, from the exons atgattgtgtgTCTTTTAACGGACATTACTCTATTGAGCATCTACGTGACTGGTGTGATAGATGTGACGTTTCGAAAGAGAGACCAGTGGTCGAAACTgatgaagaatttaaaaatcatttacaACAGTAGGAAAATGAAGTACTTCACGAGTTTTCTGATGGCCCAAGGGATTTATTTTATCACCATGGGCGTTACCACATTCTCCTTTTACGAAATCCAAGGAGTTCGGTATTTTAGGGAGTTTTCGTGTAGTATGGCGCTCATTTATACCAAATATCTACAAAAGCTGTGTCTTTATGTCATTCTGAAGATGATAGCAGAAGCGTATCGCAGTTTGGGCCAACAGCTGAGATCCCTGATGGTCAAGTCTAATACGCAGCATGTTTCGATGGTACTGCGAAGGATTAAATATTTTGCCGAGGTCCTCAAGGACACGGTGAATATCTTTAATGGTATTTTTGGTTGGCCCATAACTCtgattctgacgtttacgATTTTGCACTTGCTCAACTATCTAGACTACACCTTCATAGCAATTACTAACCTAGATGAGATGTTCGTCATGAAGTACATCATATCTGACATAATGATGATTGTTTTCAATTTA GCTAGCACCGTCTACTTGATCTACCTCTGTGATGATGTGGTCAAAGAAGCGGAAGATCTTTTGGAGGTGTCATGTAGACTCAGGTGGAATTTGGGCAATCTGACGAGTGAAGAGAAACGAGATCTGTATTGGTTCACGGATCTTCTTAAGGATAATTTTCCCAAATTTTCTGCGGCAAGGTTTTTCCACATCGACAGATCGACGGTGCTAGGGATTTTGGGAACGACGACAACATTCTTTATCATCATGATCCAGTTCAATTCTTCTGCTTCTTCCTATTATTACTGA